The stretch of DNA cgcggAATGGGGCGCCGTTTCggtgtgtctctgcggcAGTGTGTCCCTTTTCCAAAGCAGAGCTGGACTGCACGCAAGGGAGGTGCGCGGTTCCGTCGCCTACCAGGCGGTTGAGCCGATGGCCTCGTAGCATTCGGGCTTTCCAACTTTTCCGGCCACGCTGGCGTTTTGTGGCTCGTCGACAGCTGCGCTGGCGTCCCTCTGGGCCTGCATTTGTTGCAGAATTTGCTGCAGGATTTCCTTCTGCTGAATCCGCATTTGCTCCTCAAACCGCTTCTGCATTTCCTGCAGCGAGGATCCCTCGTCTGTGGCGGCGCCCTGCGCGCCGTGTGcgtcgggtgtctgtacgcCGCCAGCCAGCGCGGCCTGCGGGGCAGAcccgaagaagggaaacggaggctGCGACCACTGAAAGGAACCTTGCTGAGggagcgccgcgccgccgtcctcttGCGAACGAAAGGGTTGGAACGGGATTTTCGGCGGCGCGAGAATTTGAGGCCCGCGAGACGGACTCGGCTCGCTGGTGCCCCCGGCGCCGGGCACGCCGAAGGCCAGACCCTGTCCGAAGGTGCCAGCTGTAGGTACACCGCACGGCGACGCATGTGGGCCATTGGGGTGCGGAAACGCTTCGttggaaaaaggcgaggggCCGAAGTTGCCGAACGTCGGCCCAGTCGGAGCgccaggcgcatgcagaaacgcAGCCGCGGCGGCAGCCCCCGCAGTCTCGGCGGCGTGGGAGGTTCTGGGAAGGCTCGCCTGGTTCGCTGGCGAAGACCCGGGAGCGGCGAGCTTGAGGATCGCCGGTGCACTCGTGGTTCCAGGGGAGACCGTGGTCTGGTCTGCTGGagcaggcgaagccgcggcttctccgtcggcGGCGCGCATCCAGTGTGGACGGTTGTCAGCCCGAGCGAAGATGAGCCCTCGCCCACGGCCGCCAGCAGGGACGGTGCCTACCCCTGAGGCGCCtagaggagaagacgccagaGGGTGCATGCTGGCGGGGAAGCGCGCGCTCAGAActctgcagaaaaacgcggcgcAAGCCGTgaggcgggggaggcgcgcTGGGGAGCGGACGGGCACAGGGGAGTTGTGCGCcgcaggagaaaggcgcgatGCTCCGAGCTCGCGTCTTGTCACCACTGGCaagagcgagggcggagaaaggcagtgaaggaagagcgcggcACGGAAACGGCGCAGCCTGGTTCGCGCAGGCCGCGGCGAGGACAGGTGACCAGCCGCTGTAAGCGTTTTTAGGGTCCGCGAGGCAGTGGAGGGTGGAGCGTGACACGTCGCAGCTTCGAAGTCGGCGACAACGAGCAAGGGAACGCAACACACGAACTGGAAAGAGGAGatgcacgaggaagagaagaaagaccaATCGCCcagcggcggcagagaggcgggtcCGAGGCTGGGACCGACGATGTGTTAGtgagagggacggaaaacAAGAGGATTCGGGGGAAAATGCTTCGAGCGCTCCCCACAAAGACGGAGATCTAAACGTATCACCGGCGAATtagggagagaaaaagaagcagagaagggacaacAAAGgatggcgagaaagaagggccATAATACGCTGAACGCATGTAGTGTCCGCCCGACTTACGAGCAAAGTGAAAAACGAAGCaactctgcatgcgcggcccGGGCGGGTGCTCTCGTTGCGGCGTGTACAGATGCGAGCTCGATAACTCACTACCAAAAGGATTCTTCACTTTGGGCAGgttccttcgcttcggcATCATTTCCCACTACACGAACAAGCACAAATGGGCGTGGACGAACTGTGCCTTCGTGTAAGGCTTCGCCCGTTTCGCCCGGTCGCGCAagtcctcgtcttttccagAACACGGGCCGAATTGTCGAACCCAAAGACACTGGGCAACCCGCACGCGTGTCCGTAACACGAATCTCCATTGGCGTGAAAAAGGTTCGGGAATCTCTTATGCATCCTCCGCACGTCGTAGAGCCCCGCTGCTACGCGCGAAAAGAGCCCGTCGGGCACGAACACACACCAGCAGGCAGTGCTCAGACAAAGCACCGGCTCACCCATGAAGGTTTCCAGATGTATTTTCCTCTATACACCAGCGAAGTAGCCTTCGCAAGATGCACAACGAGCCATCGgctcttccctgtttccGTGACTGCACTGGACAGAAACGCGCCGGCGCCAAGGATGGTGAGCAGAGAAGCTCTGAGGCATTCCGGGAGCACCGGTGGAAACGCAGGCCATCTCTTCTTAACAGAAACTCAAACTTTACAGATGCGATACTCGCCCCTCGCAGCCAATCTCAGCAAACCTGTTTACGAGAAACACAGGAGCCGCTCGCAGGACCGAACCCTATCCGTGTAGAACTGTTATCGTGTGCGCGGATCGGGCGACACACATCTCGTGACGCTTGCGCTTTCTAACAGGATGGGGGATCTCTCAGCGCCCTTCTACGTATGATTTTTTCCTGCGAAGCggctctgtgtttctcggAGTTGCTCGCAGAATGTAAACGGCGACGTTGGACGTGTTGTTCCccttttcgctgtctctctaaAACTGAAGAGTGCCGTTTCAGCCTGTTCGTTAACAGCACATCCACCTGGAAAATTGCAGGCCAGCGCGTCCGTAGCGGAAATGAAAGCGTTTTTGTAAGGGTTTGGGGAAGGGTGTTTGTTTCCTCCTGATGTGACACTTTTGTAGGGTGAGACCTTCGATTCCAAAGAACGTGTAGATGTTTGTGCAGTGTCCACATCAACAGAGCTGTGTCGAGACGTGGGTTTCCGTAGAATGCGTGGCCCGCAGAATAATTATGCGGGCTTGCCGATCGAGAAGCAACAATCACCGCTGCCATCGTATGAGACGACTTGTGTAATCTCGCCCAAAAACCGGGGTCACCGGGCCTGAATGCTCGTAGCGGCTAACTGGCTGTCAAGCGAGCGCTTGGCAAGGGCGTCCGACCGGTCGACAGTCGCGCGATGGTAACTGGACCGAGAACCACCACATTTCTCATTCTTCTTTGTTGAAAACTAGAGGTCTGCCTGTCGGAAGCCTCTTTGGAAAACCACTGCCGCCGCAACAGAGTATGTTCGCCGCAGCCGCACGTCGAGCAGCCACGCGCACAGTACCAGGCGCTGTGAGTCCATTCGGGTGTAGTTATATTCGCAGTTCCACGGCTCCATTTAATTCTTTCAAGAACGTCCGCTCAATGTCGTTCCTCTTCAGCAGCGGCACTTTTGAGTGCCCTCCACTGCCCTACGACTACAACGCGCTCGAGCCGTATATCAGTTCGACGTCTCTCAAGTACCATCATGACTATCACCATGAGGGGTACGTGAAGACCCTGAACAAGTTGGTCAAAGGCACCGAGTTCGAGAATAAGAGCCTTGAGGGTGAGTGTTGGCCtttggttttctctctttggaCCACTGTgcgcagaaaaacgggaGCGCTGCATTTGTTTTTTCGGCCTGGCATTCCTTGTTGCTTTCAGACATTATCAGGAGCTCCAGTGGAACCCTTTTCAACAACGCTGCCCAAGCCTGGAACCATACCTTTTTCTGGAACTCGATGAAGCCCAATGGCGGCGGCGACCCGACGGGTCTCGTGAAGGACGAAATCGACAGAtgcttctcctcgttctctaATTTCAAAGAGGAGTTCACCGATGTGGCCTCGAAGCACTTTGGTTCCGGCTGGGCCTGGCTCGTCTGGTGTaacgagaagaggcgcctgGAGGTGATGGACACCCACGACGCAGGCAACCCCATCACAAAACGGAAATGGCCGATTTTGACCTGCGATCTCTGGGAGCACGGATACTACCTCGACACTCAGAACGATCGAGGCAAATACATCAAGGGTAAGACTTGATCACCTAACGAAGGTTGCGAGGTTGTTCGAGAGGGAGTCTGGCACCGGCAGAAAGTGCTCATCTTGTTTCTGGTTTTGCGCTGTCGCTTCTCAGCTTGGTGGAGCGTGGTGAACTGGGACTTCGCCAATATGAAGCTGGAAAAAGCCATGCGCGGCGAGCCCATCGAGGAGGCAGTCGGAGGCGGCCAGTGAGGCTCAGAGAGGGGGAATGCAACGAGGTGGAGGGGGGACACCTACAGTTCGAAGCTTTGAGGCTGCGTGTCAAAAAGGCCAGAGAAACTGAAAGGGGAACAGCCGGGGTCTCTTGCCGACTTTTCTACACAGAGAAGGATCCTCCCCGCTATGTGGTTGGTTTGAGTAAGGAAGCAGGCACCGCACGCATGTGTAGGGAACGCTGTGTCGCGTAGACGCGCAGTTCGAAGGCGCAGCACCTTATGTGTGTAACCGTTCCGTATTTGCGGTGGCCTTTTCGAGTCTTCGGTATCGGGTGATAGTCCATACTCGTCCGTGTATGTCATCATTGGGTCAACGCGGCTCTCACGGCGTTCCGCCACTGGTGGGGTTTAATACCCCTCGGGTGGGGGGTTTACCAACACGCCTCAGGGCGTGTTCATGTGATACGGACGGAGAAAACCGACTTTCTCAGTCGATCGCACCCAAGGAACACCCTGCCTTTTTCAGAACAGGGGGGAACCACCAGGCATCTCGGGCGATGTGGGTGGTTGCGGCCGCCCcaaaagggagacagcgactcCGCTCAAAGTACTTTTTGTATCCAGCGCGGGTGGCTGTGCTTAGGTTTGAGTTTTCACAAGACCTTGAAAAGACCGACCCCTCCACATGGTGGTTCCCTGCCTCAGGAGAGAGCCGCGTGGAGCGCGCGCACGCTGGTGTCCTACTGGTGTGCGATTTAATCCAGCGCGTCCGGTCCCTACACACGGAGACGCCTTCAAAGGTGAAGAATGCGCATTGCTTGCACAGTGCAAAGCCTGTTTCTAGTCGCATTTACTGGAAGAAGGATCCCCGCAAGAGCTGACAAGATCGCGGATCTATGAGGTAGTCGACGCGCCCGGAACCCTTTTGGCGCAGCTGAACGTAGTCGAACTTGAGGACTCCGCAGTTGGACAGCTTCTGGTCCTTCGCCGGGTGAAACTGGTCCGCCTGAGCAATCGTGGAGAACACCAGAAACTCTCGAGCGAAAGGCGCGTGTGGACACAGAAGGGCGGCGCCAGCAAACTTGTGGAGCCAGTCAGCGGCTCTGCTCCCTCTAGGCCACGAGAACACACAAATGAGCCTTCAAGGCTGTGCACGCTGCCACCGTCCCAAAAGCACACACGAGAGACCGTGTGCAAACAGCCTTCTACAAGACGGCTCACCGGAAAGAACATGCGGAAAAAGTAGCGAAGCCAGCGGGAGTGACCGACGACGACAACCGCTTGGCGTTCGGTCGATCCTTCGGCAAACAGccaggacgagaaggcaaagagcCGGCCGACCACCGTGGTGTACAGGCGCTTGTTCCCTTGGTTGAATTTTTGGTCCAGGTGACTCGCGTACAGCTGGCCCAGTGACGCTCCGACGATTGCTTCCTCCAAATgcgacagaggaggagaaaccTTCCGacaaaacggaaacgaagaaagcgacaagGCGTCCGGGAAACGTGTGGACTCCTGCACGAAAAGAAATGAGAGCAACAGAACCGGAAGATCTCGCACCGACAAACACGCGCCAAGACGCAAACGGGGCACGTCGGTTCGTGACTCTATGaatacatgcacacatgtatttacataaacatatacacacatatgtacACATAAATCTACACAtaaacatacacatatatctatGAATATACACGTGCGCGTCGGTTCGCTTATGCGGCAGTGGAGCTACGGGGGAGGCGTacctggagagaagagagaatctGGACAGTCTGAGAGTGGAG from Neospora caninum Liverpool complete genome, chromosome XI encodes:
- a CDS encoding Superoxide dismutase, related produces the protein MSFLFSSGTFECPPLPYDYNALEPYISSTSLKYHHDYHHEGYVKTLNKLVKGTEFENKSLEDIIRSSSGTLFNNAAQAWNHTFFWNSMKPNGGGDPTGLVKDEIDRCFSSFSNFKEEFTDVASKHFGSGWAWLVWCNEKRRLEVMDTHDAGNPITKRKWPILTCDLWEHGYYLDTQNDRGKYIKAWWSVVNWDFANMKLEKAMRGEPIEEAVGGGQ